One window from the genome of Hypanus sabinus isolate sHypSab1 chromosome 16, sHypSab1.hap1, whole genome shotgun sequence encodes:
- the LOC132405902 gene encoding relaxin-3 receptor 1-like, translating to MATSDRDCYLDDDGVSFSSNETNQCLEDLLKWLIYHGTEVHNEGSKIIRILISIVYSVVCALGLLGNLLVLYLLQANKKKSTMTILVMGLAVTDIQFVVTLPFWAVDTAMDFSWPFGRVMCKVVSSMTVMSMYASVFFMAVMSITRYCSVSQSLKMKRRSSTCWDGLTCVFIWRLACVATLPQATYSTTIVLPTEELCITKFPQLHSNPQFWFGLYQALKVLVGFILPLAIISASYLLLLRFVNNREMSSNNPKRMSRVTKSVTIVVLAFFISWLPNQAITLWSAFIKLNVVHFSVAFYNTQAYVFPVTVCLAYSNSCLNPVLYCLMRREFRAAVRDLVLKVTGVSRIRPALSREAPGKKGRLPVAISMTR from the coding sequence ATGGCCACGTCTGACCGAGACTGTTACTTGGACGATGATGGAGTTTCCTTTTCGTCCAATGAAACTAACCAGTGTCTGGAAGATCTGCTGAAATGGTTGATTTACCACGGCACCGAGGTACATAACGAGGGGTCCAAGATCATCAGGATCCTGATCTCTATTGTCTATTCTGTGGTGTGTGCCTTGGGTCTGCTGGGCAATCTCCTGGTGCTTTATCTCCTGCAAGCCAACAAGAAGAAGTCCACAATGACCATCTTGGTCATGGGCCTGGCTGTGACTGACATCCAGTTCGTGGTGACCCTACCTTTCTGGGCAGTGGACACGGCCATGGACTTCAGTTGGCCTTTTGGACGTGTCATGTGTAAGGTGGTGTCATCTATGACGGTGATGAGCATGTACGCCAGTGTCTTCTTCATGGCTGTAATGAGTATCACCCGGTACTGCTCGGTGTCCCAGTCACTGAAGATGAAAAGGAGGTCCTCCACATGCTGGGATGGGTTAACCTGTGTCTTCATCTGGAGGTTGGCTTGTGTGGCAACCCTTCCTCAGGCCACCTACTCCACCACCATCGTGCTCCCCACTGAAGAACTGTGCATCACCAAGTTTCCCCAGCTTCACAGCAACCCCCAGTTTTGGTTCGGGCTCTATCAGGCGCTGAAGGTTTTGGTTGGCTTCATCTTACCCCTCGCCATTATCTCCGCCTCCTACCTCCTATTGCTGCGTTTCGTCAACAACAGAGAAATGAGCAGCAACAACCCAAAGAGGATGTCCAGGGTTACCAAATCCGTCACCATCGTGGTGTTAGCCTTCTTCATCAGCTGGTTGCCCAACCAAGCTATCACTCTCTGGAGTGCCTTCATCAAGCTCAATGTGGTCCATTTCAGTGTTGCCTTTTACAACACCCAGGCGTATGTCTTCCCTGTGACTGTCTGCCTAGCGTACAGTAACAGCTGCCTCAACCCGGTCCTCTACTGCCTGATGCGGAGAGAGTTCCGAGCAGCTGTCCGCGACCTGGTGCTGAAAGTCACCGGGGTTAGCCGCATCCGTCCGGCGTTGTCACGGGAGGCACCCGGCAAGAAGGGACGGCTGCCGGTCGCCATCTCCATGACAAGGTGA